In the genome of Aedes aegypti strain LVP_AGWG chromosome 2, AaegL5.0 Primary Assembly, whole genome shotgun sequence, the window tttgtttatccacatagtggtaattctcgggagcagttggtgagctaaaatatgatggagtgaaaaacaaattatccacagagtggagtgattttcggttatcctccatcgtagctccagggaaaattagtgtaaGCGATAAAagacttcgggaaaatataatttcaagctgGCGAGGAGATTacgaactgagggtgggttaggagcacaatcagacccttgaatgtgcaatgtggggtagtaattgggaatgtcattgacggtttgtaatcttctacgaggttttcgaaacccaacgcgaccttgccgcgatgggagggcataatccattagcccatatgatggaaaccaaaggcgtaacgcaataatatctcggatgcgatccaacggacattctgcgttattgatagaattgatgcccatttccaataattaatctattcgacgtggacattaatactattggtgacgatcagtttgccttttgctaaccagaatgattcgtagccactcttactattagctggACACATTGTTATCATGTACGACGTAGagaatattactctgaggaaaatgaatagtagattcactgagtagaaataagtggcgacaatcttatattaatatggtttttacattgccataataagaaatacctcttttaaAACAACGGTATATATAATCTAATTctagcttcattttcgcaaaatttacaagtagaaagtaggcgttgtgaagcattgcatttgccaccgaaaagtgaatcttgtaggagactgtaatagaagcctaaggtaactttactcttaaatattcactataaaaatgactatggaaagtaagatcGCTGAGATCGacaattgttgaacagacaaggaaagcgatttttttctttaaggatatatgaacgtaattaccaacaaatacttttaacaacaaaaaatgaaattaactagaactattactaaacagcctaattttgttaagacttgacgacaattgacatttaataCTCTAATctaacgtaaaagacaggagtaatcagaatagcacataaatgacaaattattccaaaCCATTTTGACTAGatagtattagtaatgacactactacactactatttcaaacaaattctgatggagctgctgattttcacaatgcttccttttctcagaagcaagggaatatgagtattttacaaaaattaaaaaattcaaattattggaattattggatttgatttttattttttcagcagCGTAGTGGTATTcattacagtgatacctccatgagtcgatgttccatgactcgatatcgactcatggaaccatactaaaatcaaaatttcatggttactttgatggtgcctagaagcagctttccaaaagattgctgttccatgactcgatatttccatgagtcgatggtcccttcaatatcgactcatggaggtttcactgtatttcaaaattgtgacatgaTATAGCAACAATTattaacgacgcgtacaaatttcaataacggcCTACTTCCTCGGGGTCATTCGGCATTAcgtcattttttataataccCATTTGGTTTAAATGAAGTTTCACCATAGTTCTTTGGCATAATGCCAAATAACCCTCGGTTATTCAACTAATGATGTCAAATTACTTTATTCCAAATAACTGAGCTTACGCTAAATCCCCCACATGAATGTATTCCTAATAAGAAACCTAGATATTCAAAGAAACCTAGATATGAGGGATATAAAATTACCCTTGTGCACTATCCTTTAAATTGCAGCCCTGcaaagaattgataaaacattcATATGTCTTTAGGGCCACCATCACTAATCCCATTTTTTCTCCTTTCCTTCCACCAGGAACATCATCTGCAGCGAGCGATATGCACCGGACTAATCATTCCCACACCGGAGGTGTTCGAGGCCACCGATTCGGAGTTTTACGAAAAGTATTACCCGACGGACTACAAAATGCCCAAGCAGATGATCCACATGCAGCGTAAGTTTCACAATCAGTTTTAGTCGGTTTGAAACACGTTATCTAATTAGGTATCGCTTCTTTGAACGTTTTAGCAGCGCTCAACCTGGAACAGGACGTGCCGGATTACGACATGGACAGCGCGGACGAGCAGTGGGTCAACACACAGGGCAAGCGGCTGGATCTGGACCCGCTCAAGTTCGAAACGATGATGGATCGACTGGAGAAAAGCTCCGGCCAGACGGTGGTCACGCTGAACGAAGCCAAAGCCCTGCTCAAACAGGACGACGAATTGAGTATAGCGGTGTACGATTACTGGCTCAacaaacggctcaaaacggtaAGGAGAATGATTTCACGGCGTATATTCTATTTCGGTCTAATAACAATCCAATTCTAGCAACATCCTCTAATCCTATCGGTGAAGACGGAAACCAGGGGTAACACTACGCCAAACAATCCGTATCTGGCATTCCGAAGGCGAACTGAGAAGATGCAAACCAGGAAGAATCGAAAGAATGACGAATCTTCCTACGAGAAGATGTTGAAGCTGAGGTTTGTCCGGAGTTGAAAACGCTTCTGAGCGAGATAGAACACTAAACGTTTGTCCATTCTAGGCGAGACCTGAGCAGGGCGGTTACTCTTTTGGAGATGATCAAGCGGCGAGAGAAGATCAAGCGCGAACAGTTGCATCTCGGTATCGAGATCTATGAAAAGCGCTACCAGACGCAGGACTTCAATGGGCAGCTTCTGTCGGAGTTTACGGCTAATGCAACCAAGGCGTCAAGGTTTGTCGAAAGTTGATTGGAAAGTTttcgaaaagtacttaattgAGATTATCTTTTTCAGACCGGCGTTTGCTCCGATCTATTCGAACCAATACTCGTCGCATCACTCGGCGATGAGCGGTTCGGCAGGAGCAGGAACCAGTGGATCAGGAGCGTACCATGGGCCATCGTCTTCATCTTCCCATTATCATCACGTCGGAGGAACCAGTTCCAGCAAGCGTGACAGCGAAAGTCTGAGCAGTAGTCGAAAGGAGAAACGACAGTACAAGAAACGGAAGCACAAAATTCAGAAGGAACGATCATCGGCGAGCAGTTCGACGGTGACCGGGAGCTCCGCTGTCGGGCTGGGTTCGTCCGCTGTTGGAACAGGTGGCGTTGGTGGTTACCATCACTATCAGTACCATCCGGCAGGAACCGGCGTGAGTGGACTGAGTGGTATTGCAGCGTCCAGTGGTGTAAGCGGCCGAGGAGATGCCGCCGTTGGGACCGGATTGGGCAGTGGTAAGATGATAGTTGTTAGCTGTTGTATTGGGTTTTGATGTGTAGCTATTTTAGGAACCGTCGATCCGGCGTTATCCTCCGACGAGGAGGAGCTTGCAAATCTACAAGGAGCGACCGCTCCGGAGGAGGAGTACGCATACGCATTTCGGCGGAGTAAACTTAGTCAATATCATAGGGTAAGAAGAGGGTTCTTCTGCTGGATGTGCATCGAACTGTATGTGAATGATTATACGTTCTATTTTAGCCCATTACGAAAGGCTTCGGCGATTGGCCGTGGGTTTCGAAGGAGGAAAACGGAAAAGCGGATCTACGCTATCGGTTTGCCCTCACATCTCTGCGACATCCCAGGTACGAACCAATTGCCAGAGTAAGCTCGACACTGAGAAGCACCTGTTTTTCCATGGGAGACAGATTCCATTTGCCTTATCTGTCGACTATTATTGAAACAGGAAGAGTAGTATCGCTACAATCAATTAATTGCCCTCATCGGAAGCCTAACCTGTGGACAATAACCAAGTTGTCGTACAATTTCTTATCAACGGTGTTTAAGCAGGGTGGCCAAAAATTCGGGAATATCGGGGAATCTGGGAAAAGAACAATATatattcgagctgtttagtggaatacccaTGAGTAGATGAGAAGCCGAATTTAGTACTTATACCATATAAATCCACTAGAGcatgtatcctttgacagatacgcgtatttcgagaGTACCACgttgaagcccaagcagaaagTTCGTTTTATCGTGTAGTAGTCGGGTCTTTTTCGATACGTTTTCCATGCGTCGGTGTGAAAGCTTTTTTCGGTTCATTCTGCACGTGTTATGCTGGGTGGGGTTGAAGCACAAGCAAAAAGTTCGTCGTCGCCAaagctttttttcgttttttttttgcacccaTTCTGAGTGCTTCTCGATGGGTTTTCGCATAGTCGGAGTGATTTGTACAATGAGCATGCTAATTAAAGTCGATTACGGTTATTTAATCAAGTATGGACGTtaaatttggtgagctcgtttcatgcttctattttgagtgtacaatatattatgaaacgtatttttatcatgacaacgGTAGGAATTTCACTTATATGAATTGATTTGACAcaatatgaacagttcgtcacAGTGTCacagtgtcgacataaactcttgtACATGTTTTACATTACGGTAGTAACCCCATACCTTTGGATTTACCTTATTTTTATCGACTTACCGTGGTGTTCACGTTGTCTTTGAAGTactgataggtgattttttgaactaaggttacatgaatcgcatcacttaccaaggtgaatcctgatcatgcagctatgatccctccttactaacaaaactccttcccacgACAACCATTGAGATGCAAAGGTggtctcggtctctagtaacaatggatgtcacactaacattccttcccttccccgatgaccgtaaggacgtggccggcgctgttattgaccttataatgtttggagttctcgaaagtgtacattgaagatggaaagctagtCACAAGCTACacctgttggttccttgtgcaatttcGATTCTTCTGGTCagtcacggagtagcaactacgaattgtacggtcatcaatgcttatgctttggcagttacgcgtatttcgacctcaactgtaaggccgtcttcagtgtcgtgtactagactcgacttaagtCTCGGtctcggtttttcatttatttataggtattccactaataTTGTCGAGTCgaaaatttatcataaaaaatgtgTCTCTGTAGCCACCCTGTTTTAGTGATTTTATATATACCTAATTGAACTGATGATTGATTTTACATAAATCTGATCTGCTCAAATGGTTGTCTCCTCATTCACAGACCCCGCTGCATTGGTTTCGCCCGGAGAAGGATTGGTCGCGGAGGCCGGGTAATAATTGATCGCGTCTCAACCGATTTGGACGATCTGTGGTCCCGGTTGGACTACAAGATCATCGAATCGGAAACGACCCCAGCGGCAGCCGTTGCAATGGAACCCGAAGAGGAAAGCATCGTCATCCCGGTGCCATCGAGTGCCGGTGCTTCTGCTCTAACGGCCCCAACGGCCACGGCAACGTCTAACCCAACAACGGCATCAGCTACGACTGCCATCAGTCAGATGGAACGGAAATGGAACGAACTGGAATCGGCCCTTGCCGTGAAAAGTGGTGTGAAACGAACAAGACAACTAGTGATCAAAGAAGAAACGGACATGGATGATTTGTTCATGGCCAATTTCGGGTTGGCCCGACGAATAAAAACCGACGGCCTGGTGAAGATGGAGGAAGAAGATAGTGTCAACAGCCGGCTGATCGGTGAAGAGGTGGAAGTGAAACAGGAAAAGTGTAGTGATGAAAGGACATCGGTTGCAGTAGCGGCAGGTGGAACGTCCTCGTCGACGTTTGTAATTAGTAGTAATAATGGTAGCAGTAGCAGTACTAGCGTTAGTGTGAATAACTCAGAAAATAATGTGATAAAAAGTGAAGCTGGTGGCATTGTGACAGTGAAACAGGAAGTCCTGGAAGATTACGAGCACATGATAGACAATGTAAATAATAGCTATAGGAACCGGATTAGCAACAAtagcaacagcaacagcagcagcagcagtagtagCAGTAACGTCAATAGTAGAAACAATTTTAACCAATCGTTTAGCAATAGTATTAACAATAGTTTGCAGAATCGAGCAGTATCCCAGTATCAGCAGCAACTGCTGCAGCGGTCGTTGAGAGCACTCCAGCGAAAAACGACGGCACCTGGGTTGATGTCTTCTGCGTCGCCGGATGCATCCAGCAGTAGTCGATGGAATGATGAGCTTGGCCTGAGCGAATCGACACCCTCTGCAGATAGCAAAGCTATTGCCAGTGTGTATACGGAACTGCTGAATGATATTCAATCTAGTTGGTTACATTTCCGACCTAAAACGCCGGAACCGATGCTACAGATGGAGGACGGGCTACTGGATGATGATCCGTTATTCCAAACAGACGCTAACCGAATAGCTCTGGAGTTACAAGCGCTTGATGCCGAACTGCCTGGAGATATCTTCAATTCAACCGAAAGTGTGTACAGGACTAAAAACTTTGCCCTAGACAGTCTCGTGGAACCGCATCCGTTAGGATTGGAGAGCGCAGCTGTGACAAAAGATGCAACGGATGAATTGGGTATCAAGCTGGAAACCTGTTCCAATTCGGATAACAATCTCAGTGGGGATAGTTTGAATGATCTGAACCTCAGTTTGAGCGAGTCCAATGAGGACGAAAAAATGCTGGACAAGATCTTGCAAGAGTGCCAAATCGATGACATGAAGTCGTTGAACCAGACAAGCAATTTCTGGAATGGAATTCTAGAAGACGGAATACTGAATCAGTTAGAGACGGCAGACGAGACCGGTGCGGGCACCGGTGGCGACGTAAAGGAAGATCCCTTAACGATTAATGAACTCGTCAGTCCATCACCCGTCGAAAGACTTCCAGTCCACAAAATCGGATACTGCTCAGAGTTGGTAGGCTACGACCGACTTGCAAACGTTGAACGATACAAGAGCAAACGGAGAAAGATTCTTAAGCGATGCAATTATCTGGTAGGGAGCAGTTTCTTTGCCGTACGAAATCCACCTTCGgaggaaatcttcaaaaaactgTCCGACGGTGATGGGAATGTTCCTTTGGAAGGTGAAAAAGCGGAAGGCGCCGCCGAAGCTGCACCTACGGCGGATTCAGAAGTCAAAGTGGAAGAGGAATCTGATTCCGTTTCTGCAACCATACCCGCCGATCAGATCAAAATCGAACCTCCCGATGAGTTACTTGCCGCGTGTTCTCCGTCCGCTTCATCCCAGTCAGCACCTCACCTGCAAACTAACACTTCCGTTCCGCCAGTGGGAAGCACTTATCAGCAACATTCTCTCTCTGCTCCGCAAATCAAACTGGAACCCATCAATTATCTGCAAGCTGTTTCTCATAGCACTGCCGTCGCTGCAACAGCGTCTCCAGCTACGGCATCCACATCATTCCTAATCACATCCCCATCGGTGCAAGTGGTCAGCCAAGCCACCACAACCGTGTTGAATCCCTTAGTCGCGTCCTCTCAAACTACGGTCCCAGTAGTCACCGCCCAGCATCAACAGCAGCAACATCCCCAGCACAGTACACTGACCGGTCAGATCACTCTGGCCGGAAATGCCGGCAGCGCCAGCAGTAGCGGCACTTCGACTCCCACCGGAAGCTACATCGTTCAGCATACGACACCGATCGTACTGTCCCAGCAGCAGATGCAACAGATAGCCACCAGCGGTGGAAACATTGTTACCGTCAGTGGAAACCAGATGCTGACGGCAACGAAGCAAGCTCTCCAGCAAGGCCAGCAACAGCAGCACATACAGCTTCAGCATGCGACGCATTCGCACCAAGGCGAAACGTACGTGCTAACGACGGCGACTCCGACCGGACAATCGCCGCTCAAGAAGCAAATCAACGGACCCAACGACAAGACAGGTGGGTGAGATcgtttgtatattttacattGATTTCTGTAATACATTGAGGTGGGTAATCACGATTACGTTTTCGGTTCTTTTAGCAAGACTAGTAGCAAACAGATGTCTTTTTAATAGTCCCTAAAAAGTCTCTTCTTCAAACAAAATGGTCTAGAActaaataactgttttaaaagttaATTCTGGGTATAAAATCTACAAGCTCCAgcgaaaccttcagagactgttACCCGACTATTGCagattctttagaaatttatccTCAAATTTATCAAGGAAAAGCTTCGAAAGTTCTTTTAGTGATTTCCCAGGGATAGTATTTTTAGAGAATCCTCCAGCAATCCctttaaagatttctccagagtttaTTCCAAATAAGCGTTGAGCACTCCAACGATACTACCTCGAATGTTTTTCACAAGTGAGCTTATTCTACGATGTGAGAGTTTTCGGTCTCGTACAGCGAGGTGACAATACTCGACTCGAGTGatgtgactcgccgtgtaaatcactTCACCCCACTCGTAGAATAGACCCAAGAGAATATTCTTAAAGTTTTCCTAGAGATTATCCCGCAgtatttcctccaaagatttttaagattctCCACTATTTTTGCACCGATTTAGCCATgagttactctaggagatcttccaaaaattcttacAGTCGTTATGTAATCAACATTCTTAAAAGGTATTtatcacagtttttgaagaaattcggcaTTGATCTTGAATATGTTGATCTTTTAGAATATCAGCATTTTCAGAAGGGTACTCACGGATTCCTGACAAGTTTTTTTTGGTGGGATGCTCGACAATTTTCCATTTATTATATTCAtggcaaattttcaataatagacaaatttttgaaatttttttgatatCACTAAAAAGATAATTAGTAGATTCCATTCTTAGATTATcggatgattttttgaaattcttagtagATTCGTAGCGATTGGAGAAAAGTTGAgccaaaaaaatgtcaaatttcttagaatatctattgaaattttgggcagattctttaagaattccGTTTGATGGTTTTTGGAGTTGACGATGATACTGATTCGTGGTGAAGTCTTGTCTGTATTACTAAATTGATTAGTTCCTAATCTATGACAGAGTTCTTATGAGGCTCTAACGAGATTTTGTATAGATTTTTGCAGATTTATAGTGAATTCTTCTAatcattcaaaacaaatttctctTAACAAGTTTCTTGTCTTTTTCTTCATTAAAAACATTAGAAGATCTTGAATGAATAGCGTAATTTTATGGTATTCTTGGGTAGATTTTTATTGAGTTTTTGGTAACATTCTCGGCAATATCTTaaaaacattctttggaagACGCTTTTTTGGATCTATGTAAAAAAAAGGATAGGGCGTCTGTGCCAGAGATAGAGAAAGCAGTAACGGGTTCAGGGATCGCCAAAAATTACGAAAGCCCGTTTTCCATATCTGAATAAGTCATGTGAATGCTCTTCTATTCCATTTCatctaaaaaataatcttagaatgataaaaccagtttccttgaaaaaaaaaacactacatcGGTAtaggaacatgttccagtagtAGTGGTGTTTGCTAACTCATGTTCCTAACCACTATTACTGGTGCAAAggaacaaaaaagttaaggttttatttaattattttatactATTTACTTACTAAATACCAAGATTTGCCTTATATGTTCATTTTATCTTAACAAGGACCATGTTATAAAATATACACATTAATAAAACATGCTCAAAATACGCTAAAAACTGCATTAAGGGctgtttattaaattttataaCCCCCCTCGCCCCTCGTGGTCATTTttccatgcaaaaaaaaattgtatggacCGTAGTCGTTGGCCAGACACCCCCCTCCTCCCCCATAAAtgtccacgtggtttatggacgaccccttatcaCTATCACTGAATCAGGCACCCTATAGTTCAtaggagaaaaataaaatgttttttggcgAGATATCATTTCTGTTAAAAAGATCTCTTCTTGGATCCAACAGGAGTTGCATCATAtcaagatttttccagggaCCAGTCTTGGGTCATGTCTAGCACATAATACCGAAGGCATTCTTATAAGGTAACGTGTTGACTATTGAACATTTTCCTTTTGTGGAAGTATATTGTAAATGTAGAAACAGATAATAAATTTGTTCATATAAATCCAAGATCCCttttagaaatttcaacaaatagtttatatatttttgaacaaaaatttctcgaaattcGAACTGTTGAGCTCActgatttttaattatttaatcaaaaattatttataataAGTTAGATCAAGTCCTCCAagtttgaccattttgtatgagaaaatatcaagTCGCAGGATCATTTTgccaacagtttttaattttttgggcATCCGGAAAAAATCGGGAatttggaaaactgattttgaatggacatcCTGCAATTTCGACCATTTTCGTAGGAATTTATCATGAAATCATCTACGTCATGGTTTCTACCAATAATTGCTTCAAAAACTCCTTTAATGATTATTTCAGGGCATATATTGAGCTCTTCCAGAAATCCTAAACACATTCGACAATCCCTCAAAGGGAGGATTGTTCCTAAAAAAATGCCATGAATTGCTCCAGCATTTCATCTGAGGATTGCTCCTTCAAATTTATCACGAGCAATTTCTTAAATTAAATCTCCTTTgatcttcaaaatttcatttgaggtTTCATGCCACATTCATCTACTAATCCAATATATCCGATCGAAAATATgtgagaatgtttttttttgattccattcgatgtttttgaaaatccGGCAGGATAGCATCCAGCAGATCCTGGACTGatctttttcaataattatcttagcaattGATACACACTTCCTACTTTTTGATGCAATAATGTAACTAATGATAAACAATGCAATAACGATTGATTAATAAGCAAAACTTTATTCACAATTTCGATATTTAAGACAAATTTCAACAACATTCTAGCAAATTTagtttagagcatttttcccaCCCAAAATATTGAAAGAAGTCATAAGCGGGAAGGgattagaagagttttttttataaattttctaagaagtttgattagagataactttcaaaaatgcctctcacatttttaaaaaaattactctactttaataattttcaaaaaaaaattcttcggaCGATCCTGAAATAAATATTGATTAAGAAttccttgaattttttttttgtaagaatctgaatgaaatctttaaaaatgccTGAATACAATTTGGATGATAAGCTTAAAAATCAGTGAaggcatctctggagaaactacgGATTGAATTATCAAAGATGTCCTAAACGGAAATCTTgggaattttcttgaaaaaaagctgaaagaatatttggaggaattct includes:
- the LOC5575748 gene encoding uncharacterized protein LOC5575748 isoform X1 codes for the protein MSKLSFRARALDPSKPMPIYLAEELPDLPEYSAINRAVPQMPSGMEKEEESEHHLQRAICTGLIIPTPEVFEATDSEFYEKYYPTDYKMPKQMIHMQPALNLEQDVPDYDMDSADEQWVNTQGKRLDLDPLKFETMMDRLEKSSGQTVVTLNEAKALLKQDDELSIAVYDYWLNKRLKTQHPLILSVKTETRGNTTPNNPYLAFRRRTEKMQTRKNRKNDESSYEKMLKLRRDLSRAVTLLEMIKRREKIKREQLHLGIEIYEKRYQTQDFNGQLLSEFTANATKASRPAFAPIYSNQYSSHHSAMSGSAGAGTSGSGAYHGPSSSSSHYHHVGGTSSSKRDSESLSSSRKEKRQYKKRKHKIQKERSSASSSTVTGSSAVGLGSSAVGTGGVGGYHHYQYHPAGTGVSGLSGIAASSGVSGRGDAAVGTGLGSGTVDPALSSDEEELANLQGATAPEEEYAYAFRRSKLSQYHRPITKGFGDWPWVSKEENGKADLRYRFALTSLRHPRPRCIGFARRRIGRGGRVIIDRVSTDLDDLWSRLDYKIIESETTPAAAVAMEPEEESIVIPVPSSAGASALTAPTATATSNPTTASATTAISQMERKWNELESALAVKSGVKRTRQLVIKEETDMDDLFMANFGLARRIKTDGLVKMEEEDSVNSRLIGEEVEVKQEKCSDERTSVAVAAGGTSSSTFVISSNNGSSSSTSVSVNNSENNVIKSEAGGIVTVKQEVLEDYEHMIDNVNNSYRNRISNNSNSNSSSSSSSSNVNSRNNFNQSFSNSINNSLQNRAVSQYQQQLLQRSLRALQRKTTAPGLMSSASPDASSSSRWNDELGLSESTPSADSKAIASVYTELLNDIQSSWLHFRPKTPEPMLQMEDGLLDDDPLFQTDANRIALELQALDAELPGDIFNSTESVYRTKNFALDSLVEPHPLGLESAAVTKDATDELGIKLETCSNSDNNLSGDSLNDLNLSLSESNEDEKMLDKILQECQIDDMKSLNQTSNFWNGILEDGILNQLETADETGAGTGGDVKEDPLTINELVSPSPVERLPVHKIGYCSELVGYDRLANVERYKSKRRKILKRCNYLVGSSFFAVRNPPSEEIFKKLSDGDGNVPLEGEKAEGAAEAAPTADSEVKVEEESDSVSATIPADQIKIEPPDELLAACSPSASSQSAPHLQTNTSVPPVGSTYQQHSLSAPQIKLEPINYLQAVSHSTAVAATASPATASTSFLITSPSVQVVSQATTTVLNPLVASSQTTVPVVTAQHQQQQHPQHSTLTGQITLAGNAGSASSSGTSTPTGSYIVQHTTPIVLSQQQMQQIATSGGNIVTVSGNQMLTATKQALQQGQQQQHIQLQHATHSHQGETYVLTTATPTGQSPLKKQINGPNDKTVKQNVINPKLHTLINQKLAASGQKASDLSKKQFEMITKALVSQKMIVKSATAANHGSSAATAAAAQVVQQQQLQQQQQGTSGTGTYSTIQNAAGLPITILSATSQNPQQATQNKIILTSSPQLIQQAAGQLMAAAAAASPHGKISINSNLLQQQQGQQLTQFQTTDGGQGQTTSGTTGGQQQQNVKFEKAVNMLFDADKNRIVYANIKNSRGQFLAQLNPKVVNIIQPIQQQKLINSVGAMQQQQQQQTAANVQSILGASPTGTTTFVNSKGGIQRIPSVSIRAQQLQQQQQQQQQGQQQLDSHGTATVAVATNNATNSIKFIQVTPAVASAASSVVSENQAVSSSGSGGLVVPSSSGAVVGTAGSGTNTAAPTSINITNR
- the LOC5575748 gene encoding uncharacterized protein LOC5575748 isoform X2, with translation MSKLSFRARALDPSKPMPIYLAEELPDLPEYSAINRAVPQMPSGMEKEEESEHHLQRAICTGLIIPTPEVFEATDSEFYEKYYPTDYKMPKQMIHMQPLNLEQDVPDYDMDSADEQWVNTQGKRLDLDPLKFETMMDRLEKSSGQTVVTLNEAKALLKQDDELSIAVYDYWLNKRLKTQHPLILSVKTETRGNTTPNNPYLAFRRRTEKMQTRKNRKNDESSYEKMLKLRRDLSRAVTLLEMIKRREKIKREQLHLGIEIYEKRYQTQDFNGQLLSEFTANATKASRPAFAPIYSNQYSSHHSAMSGSAGAGTSGSGAYHGPSSSSSHYHHVGGTSSSKRDSESLSSSRKEKRQYKKRKHKIQKERSSASSSTVTGSSAVGLGSSAVGTGGVGGYHHYQYHPAGTGVSGLSGIAASSGVSGRGDAAVGTGLGSGTVDPALSSDEEELANLQGATAPEEEYAYAFRRSKLSQYHRPITKGFGDWPWVSKEENGKADLRYRFALTSLRHPRPRCIGFARRRIGRGGRVIIDRVSTDLDDLWSRLDYKIIESETTPAAAVAMEPEEESIVIPVPSSAGASALTAPTATATSNPTTASATTAISQMERKWNELESALAVKSGVKRTRQLVIKEETDMDDLFMANFGLARRIKTDGLVKMEEEDSVNSRLIGEEVEVKQEKCSDERTSVAVAAGGTSSSTFVISSNNGSSSSTSVSVNNSENNVIKSEAGGIVTVKQEVLEDYEHMIDNVNNSYRNRISNNSNSNSSSSSSSSNVNSRNNFNQSFSNSINNSLQNRAVSQYQQQLLQRSLRALQRKTTAPGLMSSASPDASSSSRWNDELGLSESTPSADSKAIASVYTELLNDIQSSWLHFRPKTPEPMLQMEDGLLDDDPLFQTDANRIALELQALDAELPGDIFNSTESVYRTKNFALDSLVEPHPLGLESAAVTKDATDELGIKLETCSNSDNNLSGDSLNDLNLSLSESNEDEKMLDKILQECQIDDMKSLNQTSNFWNGILEDGILNQLETADETGAGTGGDVKEDPLTINELVSPSPVERLPVHKIGYCSELVGYDRLANVERYKSKRRKILKRCNYLVGSSFFAVRNPPSEEIFKKLSDGDGNVPLEGEKAEGAAEAAPTADSEVKVEEESDSVSATIPADQIKIEPPDELLAACSPSASSQSAPHLQTNTSVPPVGSTYQQHSLSAPQIKLEPINYLQAVSHSTAVAATASPATASTSFLITSPSVQVVSQATTTVLNPLVASSQTTVPVVTAQHQQQQHPQHSTLTGQITLAGNAGSASSSGTSTPTGSYIVQHTTPIVLSQQQMQQIATSGGNIVTVSGNQMLTATKQALQQGQQQQHIQLQHATHSHQGETYVLTTATPTGQSPLKKQINGPNDKTVKQNVINPKLHTLINQKLAASGQKASDLSKKQFEMITKALVSQKMIVKSATAANHGSSAATAAAAQVVQQQQLQQQQQGTSGTGTYSTIQNAAGLPITILSATSQNPQQATQNKIILTSSPQLIQQAAGQLMAAAAAASPHGKISINSNLLQQQQGQQLTQFQTTDGGQGQTTSGTTGGQQQQNVKFEKAVNMLFDADKNRIVYANIKNSRGQFLAQLNPKVVNIIQPIQQQKLINSVGAMQQQQQQQTAANVQSILGASPTGTTTFVNSKGGIQRIPSVSIRAQQLQQQQQQQQQGQQQLDSHGTATVAVATNNATNSIKFIQVTPAVASAASSVVSENQAVSSSGSGGLVVPSSSGAVVGTAGSGTNTAAPTSINITNR